AACACGCACAATCAAAATTCCCACGGATGAagagtttgaaaaaaaaaacgattTACTTATGATTTTATACATACGATAACGATTGGTTAGAATTATGTACCATTATAACTTGTCATATCACGAAGAAAATATTGAATCAATGTAAGATATCATAAAGACGAAAGAATAAGGAGAGTTATATAAATTTACAACTACAAAATGTCATTCAATTCATAATTATTATCCTCATgtaattaatttttgtttatatagattacttgttttaattattttggcctAACTGAACTATTATTACGAATAATCAATAAGAAAATTGCTATTTTCTTATTGATTTTAAGTTTGAAATGAATTATAGAAcataaatcattaaaaaaaactcAACCATCGACTTCTCATCTCGTCTATGTGTCCGGGGAAGAGTCGGTTTTGGTGACATAGTcgcgattaatttttttttttttgactgagCTAGGCTCTGTTATTAAattttcactttttttttttgttggtgATTTTTCACCGTACTTTGTAAGTGAAAACGTATAGATTGAAAGAAATTATGGATTGTGAATTCTACTTCTGAATAAAAACAGAGATGTTTACTTCAACACCTCACATGCCTAGTTCGTAATTGTTTAACATATAAATCCAACCCTAGCTCATTGTTGGTTCGTTAGACTATACGTGTAACTAAAATTACAATTGTACAAAAATGCAACACTGCATGCTGAAAGATTCACTTAGCGAGTGTTATGTAAATAGTATAAGTAATTTTTAAAATCACTTGATGTGTATAATGTAACGATGATGTTATTTATATCAGAAAATTATcgaaatttataaataatatttatacaattttatcttgtatcaactaaattattatattaaaattttagctCTATATATTAATTAGACCGAACCCTTTTCTATCGTATCAATCATAATATATATGCAGCAattaattgactgagatgtcaatcattaatatttaataaataattatatgttAATTTATAAATCTTGCTAAATATATTGTTAATTTTTCAATATTATGATCAAACATAATATCAAGATAAGTGTGATGTTGGCTAGACGAAGCCATAAGAAGAGTAGCAGCTGAAGTACAAGAGAGAACATCATGAAAAAAGTGGTGGATCTGGAGATAGTAGAAGCTCTTGGTGTAGGAGAAGACAACTAGATGAAACCAGAAGAAGAGCAACTCACaaatttgacccgtgagaccgtctcacacaagtttttgtcataagtTTTTACTACTCTCTGTTTATAACAATGAAATTCATTATCTCaattaaattcaatttttttatcatgTATTATATCTGGAGTTTGGGTTTTGTAATTATCAAAAAAGATAAACTGaccttttattttttgtaatgaCAAACAGTAACTTAGGGCATTAGATCAAACTATTGTTTTCTTTGTATTACAGACACTCAACCATGTCAGTAGAATCATTTCAACCGATCTCGCAATATTAAGCTACTCGACCGCCTCCTGTGCAATCGCTCACTATATCCAAGAATATCTATAAACAGTCGAGTCAACATATCTTACACGGATCTTACCTATTTTTCAAAAACGTTGGTAGATTGACCATACCCAACAAATAAGATGTCAGAATATCATAAGCTTTCCACAAAGTCTATGGGCACAACTAGTTATTGTATGCTGTCAGTGACCATTTTCTATCCTATTTCGTATATGTATATCTGCTCATTAAATGAAAGTTACGATAAAGCAAGAAAGGAAAGCAACATCAATGCATTTGCATTAATGCTCAGTTAATGAGCTTCATTCGAACGTTAAAAGGAAAAATACATAAGGTAATATATAAAGATGCCAAGAAGAGCAAATTACATAGACGATTCAAGCTCGCATTCGTAAAAAGACTTCTGAGTACTTATCACTTTGATTCGTATTTACTATTCATCATCCTTCGCTCCAAAGAATACTTATTCAAATAATCAAGGATCTTCAAGAGTTTTTGTCAAACTATTCGACCGTTTTTTGTCAAGATCGTTTTAGAAGTTTTTCAACAGTTTGAGGCGAAAGATtcatcattttatttttatattggaTGTTAGACCGTATGTCTCAACTATTGTAAGAAATTACTaggagtttcagtttaggcagtaaaTAAGTCCCGATGTTAATGTGAGTTGTTACAACTTTTGTAAAACCAAAATCTTATAGTGAAATATTTCCTCGAGAAGAAGAAGGAATGTCGTAGGAGCTTGAGTCTCTGAACATTCATAAACATCACTTGTGTTGTTTCCTTATTGCATTTAGTTATCTTATTTAaattgtcttatttgagtttaaACTAGTCATAAGATTCCTCGGACCATTTCCGCTTAATTTATGGTCTGACCGTTTATTAAGAAGTTGAGAAATCTGTTCATACTTAACACATCAAGACTAATCTCACTATTTGACAGCGTttagaataaaatataaaagagtttatttactCAATCTAAACTATAACATGATCCTAATATATTTTATCTCTACAAAATTATTAGCTGTAAAATGAGGCACCCAAAATATACATAGATCTTATTTTTATTAGCAATTATTTcacaataatattatattttttgggTTTATCGGTATAAATATAGTTTTGGGTCTTTGGGAGTTgataaaaaatcttaaaattatATACGGGCAATTTTATATGTTGGAAACTAAAAACTTATTCTTAAGCTGGTAAAACATAAatcaagatctatataagtatgtttgttgtatttttattattattatatttaattaagagtgagtctcacgtgagaccgtctcacggatcttaatctgtgagacgggtcaactctactcatattcacaataaagagtaatactcttagcataaaaagtaatactttctgatggatgacccaaataagagatccgtctcacaaatacgatccgtgaaaccgtctcacacaagtttttgcctttaattaatttgtttTCCCCCCTTCCGGTTTCTCTCTTTTCGCTTATCCTGGTTTCCCTTTGTGTAGGTTAGGTTCCTTGTTTTCTCTCTCTCAATTCTGTATCTGCTGGAACAGTGTGTGGAACCCATAACTGGTCCACTTCTTCGCTGGCTTCAAGCTCTCCGTTGTTGGATTTTAATGCGCTTTGTCTGATGAGAGAGTTCAGAGTTTCAGTTGCCTCAATCATACTCTTCTTCGTACAAATACCGCTCCCCTTTACTCTTCACTATTGCATCTCTTTTTACCTTTACCCACTTTTCGCTTCCATCACTTCATCATCTGAGTAATCTTTCTAGTATTCTTGAGAGTTTGTGGAGCTAGAAGACAAAATCCCACTTCAATTTTCACCCTTTTCCTTCGATTTGATGGATCTATATGTCTAAATCTTCTTCCACTTTCAGATCTTTTCTTGATCAACTCTTGAGGCAACTTCTTTGGCGTATATATCAAATCCCCCCTTATCTGTCTTGGTATCAATCAGAAAAGCTGTGGAGTATGATTTGATGGTTGATCGAGGGTCTTGTGGTTCCATGAAGTTGGGCATTTTTTTTTGTCCTTTAGCAAATTTCATTTCTCTATATTTTTTTGCACTTTTTGAATTGGTCCTTCTAGACTTTGAACTAACTGGGCCAGCTTGGAAACGTTAGTTTGACCATTGTTGAGACTTTCACATCCCGTTTTCTTTGCTTCTGAATTTTCTTGATATCGATATCTATATCTACGCAGGTTTGCAAGTCTATCTCTTAAATCAGTTTGGCTTTGAAAGATCTTCGTTATTGGTTTTCTTATTGCATTTCTCAACTGAATCGAACTTAATTTAGCTATCCCAATAAATTTCTATTTTTTCTCATTTGGTTGAGATTGTTGATGTCCTAATTGAAATCCGTTGGTTTGTATTGCCCTAGATTTTAGTGCGTTTACTCTGTGCTCGTCGACAACGAGATTACAAGTTTGAGCTTTATTTTGGATGGTGTTTTGGATGAGATGAGGGATGTTTTCTGGATTATTGAAATTTTTGAGGGCCTGTTTTCGGCCAAACTCGGATCAGTATATTCACTCTGGTTCGGATTCTGGGGGTCGGCAAGATGGTCTTTTATGGTACAAGGACTCCGGGCAACATTGTAATGGAGATTTTTCAATGGCTGTAGTTCAAGCCAATAATTTACTCGAGGATCAAAGTCAACTTGAGTCTGGCTCTCTGAGCTTGAATGATTCAGGGCCATATGGTACTTTCGTCGGGATTTATGATGGGCATGGCGGCCCTGAAACTTCACGGTTCATCAACGAGCATCTCTTTCAACATCTAAAGAGTAAGTATTTCAACATCTCTTTCAAAATGTGAAGTGTAAGTCTTGTTACGCGGCTATTTTTGAGTTGTCATTAGCTGTGATCGAAGTTGTCAAAAATCACTTCTATCAAAGTTTGAGCATTTTTCTAATTGAACACGTCCCTTCAATTTTTAACGTGTAAGTTGGAAAGCGGGGAATATTCCTAAAGATCAGAAGTAACAATCAAGAGCAACCTGATAAAATATAAATGGGATTATCTGCTGAATTCTATCTTATGACCTCTTGTTTGGAGGCCATAAAACTATTTTGTAAAATGCTCGAGTTTACTGGAACAAGACAGACAACGATTTTATACTTCCACGGTTGCAAATTTGTGTTCTCTCGAGAAAGTGGATTGATCCTGATGTTGTGAAATCCCAGTTTAttctatttatttaatatataaaatgtCCAGGGTTCACTGCCGAAAATCAATCTATGTCAGTCGAGGTGATCCGGAAGGCTTTTCAAGCAACAGAAGATGGGTTTTTCTCGGTTGTGAGCAGGCAATGGCCTATGAAACCGCAGATAGCAGCAGTTGGCTCTTGCTGTCTTGTTGGAATCATCTGCAGTGGGACTCTTTATGTTGCCAGTCTTGGTGATTCGCGTGCTGTTATAGGGAGACTTGTCAAGGCTACCGGGGAAGTTCTTGCTATTCAACTCTCAGAAGAGCACAATGCGAGCTTTGAATCTGTGAGAAAGGAGCTGCAATCTCTGCACCCAGATGATCCGCATATAGTTGTTCTCAAGCATTCTGTGTGGCGTGTGAAAGGTCTTATACAGGTTGGTTTATTGAAAATTAGTTGCTTCATGTCACAACAATCCGTAGTTTAAGAAACTATTGCTATATATGTAGCTAATGAAACAAATATATTTCTTTTGGAATACAGGTTTCTAGATCGATTGGAGATTTTTATTTGAAGAAAGCGGAATACAACAGGGAGCCGTTGTATGTGAAATTTCGACTCCGGGAACCATTCAAAAGACCAATTTTGAGCCCTGAACCAGCGATTACTGTGCACCAGTTACTGCCTCATGATCAATTCATTGTATTCGCATCAGATGGCCTTTGGGAGCATCTTACAAATCAAGAAGCCATCGATCTGGTCCAAAATCATCCGCGGAATGTAAGATTCCAGAGAAAACTCCTTTATGCTTTCTCGTTGTTTCATTTGACGAGGAGAAAAATGGAATAAAAATATCTATAGTCGACTGTAAAAGCAGAATATGCATGTGATTTCCATGTTGCTTTCCCTTTGACTAACCAAATTAGAAGCTCCTTCGGGCTTCGACATTGTTGTTGAAGTTGTAAAGCATTCTTCCTAGAAGTTGGAACTTATTCAAGTGGGGGCTTAGCAATAGTTTGATGTCTAATAAATGTATTAGTCGGTCCTCATCAGCCGACAAACATCCTGAAATAAATACTCAAGATCTATTTAATGAAATATAAAGGGGGTTTTGTCATCTCCTTATATTAAACAATGTTAGAAACCAGTTTTTCTAACCGTTTAAATTTATAGAAGGTAGCTCAATTTTATTCAGATCTCCTGCATTTAACGTAATTTTTTGAACAAAAGAATGCAAGAAGTACTGTAATCTTTTGCATCTCAATCTTGCAGGGGAGTgctagaagattagtgaaaacaGCATTGCAAGAGGCGGCAAAGAAGAGAGAGATGAGATACTCAGACTTGAAGAAAATTGATCGTGGGGTCCGTCGTCATTTCCACGACGACATCACAGTTGTGGTTGTATTCCTCGACTCACATCTTGTGAGCAGGGCTACCTCAGCCAGGAGTCCTAACCTATCCGTAAAGGGGGTGGCATTAATCTTGCTCCAAACGCTCTTGCGCCGTTTACTCTGCCCACTTAAAACAAAAAGAGAGCAATCCTTGAATTCTTTAATGTACACTGTAATCCTTAACTGAGAACAAAATCGACCTGGGTAGGCGAGATGTTCAAGAAACAGCACACTGGGAAAAACAGAACTTAATCGAGATGATTTTCGTCCTAGATATGTTTTCTGAAtagatttattttctttattttttgttttcatgTTTGTATTATTTTCCCTTATTTCTGTATCGTTTATTTACTTGTGTAATAAATAGTATGATTCTTATTTGAGGCAAGTTCCAGGTATTAAGATCACTGAAAACTGGTAAATGCTCGGAAAAAAATTGGTtacttttttgttttgtttattttactCATTCCTTGCTGATTCTGTACCGTTTATTTCATACTAAAATCCACATATTTTATCCATTTAATGACAAATCAGTTAACAGGCGGGTTCACAAAGTAGGATAATTTTGGGACGTTGGATGGAGAGATTGAGCGAGGACTGGTTTTCTTGCCCCCTTAACTCAATTTTTTTAGTGTGTAAATCTTCTACTTCCTTCTTTTGTATTTGCTAGGAGATTATATGACTCAGTGAGTTGTTTTCTTGAAACCATTTTTGTTTCTTGATTAAAAGCTGGCTGCTATGGAGTTTCAGCAGACATAAATCTCTTTGTTCTTCACCATTTTTGCATCACTTTTTCCCATTCATTTCTCTGGAAGAAAACATAGTATCCAACCTTTTAGTTTGTTTCTTCGGAAAACATTAACTAATCCAAGCTATCAATTTAAACATCGTCCTGGGGAGTGATCGTCTCATCCAGGACCACATTTTTTTAACAATGATCGTTTTGATCGGATTTTGAACTGGTGTAAGAAACAAAGTAAGATGGTTCTTTCTGATATTGAATCAAAGAGTGACTATAAAGTTGAGTACTTGAGTTCTTGCTTGCCAAGGGCAACACTCTAACGTTAGACCCGATCTAAAATTGATTTATATAAATGAGTCAACATAAAATTGGACAATTAAATCTTATATAAGTATAACATTTTATTACGAGATATTCAATTAATGAGATCATAAGTtgtttttcatagatgactttTGAAGTGTTAATTTCAAGTCCAAGACTAATTCAAAATAggaattattatatttttaattgtagTTTTCACGTAGGCCAAACAAATTTGATGCCAAATGGCCACGATAGGGGAACGATGAATTACGGAAAGGAGAAAGTTGGATTTAGTCAATGGATTAAATGCGAGGGTTGAAACATGAATTTGACATATGTGAAAGGAAATTGTTCTGTTAAAAAAAACCATACAAAAATCATTATTACTACTTATAACTAAGAAGCCTCCATGAGTGACAATCTCTTCTGTCTAGGTTTTAAGAtttcatgcatgttggttatAAGAGTATTCTTACTTTATGGGTGGTGGATGCTAAATACTCGATTCTTTCCTCCTATTTTATTCCTGATTTTTTACgtgtcatttaaaataaattttttaaaatgaaaagaCATCATGTTCGTCGTCGTTCAAtttagaattttttaaaatgaaaagaCATCATGTTCGTCGTCGTTCAATTTAGTCTTCTCATGTAAGAACCTAATcactaaacagatttgatatatGTAGCTTTTGAACATGATAGAGACTGGAGTATCTTTGAAATCTGAAGATCCTCCAACAAATATCAATTCAAGCCCAGCACAAGAAAATTTGTCCTTGCTATTCTAATTCAAACTTCAACGTCGAGGTTGTTGTAATTAAGGGAGATCTAGAATCGATATAATTTATAGATAGAACATGAAACAtactataaaaataaaatttgagagAGAGATTTGTTAAAAGTTCACATATATAGAAAATCCATCACTTGACATGGCTCGGTGAATTCCCGtttgaaattttaaatcctcaaattgGTGTGTCAAGAAATGTTATtctcttactatttattaaggctGAGTAGGTTAGAGTAACTTCCTTGatctgttttttaaaatatctaaaatACCCTTCACCCCCACTCTTTACattactaattatatatattaataaagtgttaaaaaataaaagcaagtcacatgtagtttagtggataaagcctatgtttcttaatcatgaggttgtaggttcaatttttgcttgggtcttttttattcttttttaatttatttttttagttcatatatcaaaattataatgtagtcactcattatttcttataaatatattttgatcctcatttaaatataaatcaaataaattataaaaacatatcGTACAAGCACGCAATGCGTGCGTTGTTGTACtagtataatataataattcCTTTTGTCCAAAAGAATATGCGACGAGGCTGTCCTGTCAAAGTGGGTCCCACCCACGTCGGCCATCTATTGATGTGTAGCCTCAGATTCAATCCGGAATTAAATCCAATTGAAATCAAATTGAAAATTGTGCTCCGATGGTTGTACACTGCCTTTCACTTTTGTGCACAGTTGTACATTTAGCTGTGATTCATAAATATTAAATAGTAGGATATTGTAGGACAAATTCAACGTATATATATTCATATggtgaaaaattatatttttgacatacaaattgatattttttataagtTAGATCGATTAAAAAATTTGACTCGTAAAATTTGCTGATGACACaatatcataaaaaaattgTTAGATAGCTGTAAATGAAGACGCCTTACATATCACGTGTTATTGACCATACACAGATACAGAAAGAAAAATGTTGGAATAATTATtttgtagtatatatatatatagttttatatagttttgatatgttgcacatacgtaatttttctatatttcgtCATATTTAATTGGTGAGCGACACCTCATTGTGAGCGGATATCAaagctaatatatatatatatatatatatatatatatatatatatatatatatatatatatatatataagaaaaatAACAGCTCCTTGAGTATCAGCCTTCAGATCTCAGTGATtgtcttaaattttttttttgggttcggTTCGTTCTTTTCTCCTCCTGCTGTCCTGTCAGATTCACTGCCGAATTGAGGTATGTAGTTTTCGAGATCCGGCTTCTAGATTTTGGATCTCAATTGAttatgattttgtgttttgtttgTTGTTTTTATATTTTGCGTCTCTGATTTTATGTGTACGCGTTTTTTAATCACACGTGAGAGTATTTACCTGAACCGAGTGATCGGAGCTTGGCAGTTTATGGGATTCATTTTTCTCTAATGTTTTCGTTGATGTCTGATGGACTGTCTACATGTTCATATTAATGTCTTGTGAACTTTTCTTTTAGGATTGTAGTTATTTTTTAGGATTATAGTTTATTTTCCTCAGGTTTCGAATAATTGGAACCTCACTGCAACTGAATTTCAGTGCTTGAAGTTGCTTTCTATTGACGTTGAGTGGTGTGGAATTTTGTAGATAGATTCAATATGGGGGTGTCACAAAACAACTCTGACTTGGAGGAGGGAACTCTGGAAATCGGAATGGGTACGTTCTCATTTctgttttttctaaaaataatttgaattgcGGTCCAGTTCTGTTTTTCTCTTTGGTGTGGTCTGGAGGTGGTGCGCGCATTATCACCCGGAAATAGATGTGATGTCTAAATAGGGATGGTAATAGGTTCGGGTAAGATTTTATGTCTCTGTCCCCATCCTCATTTATTGTATCTATCTCCAGGTCTcacgtaagaccgtctcacggatcttaatctgtgagacgggtcaaccctattcatgttcacaatataaagtaatactcttagcataaaaagtaatactttttcatggatgacccaaataagagatccgtctcacaaatatgatccgtgagaccgtctcacacaagtttttgccctatcTCCATCCCCATCTCCATATGGCATTCAATTCATCAACGTCTCCATACAGTCCGAGTATTGGGTATCTATACCTTACCCAAATATCGTATTACCACCTACAACTACTTTTTTGTATATTTGAATTGTTTCAATACAATTATGCTTTTTTACCAAGTTCTTAGAGagcaataataaaaatattaaaaataaaaagtagcaaattaaatatcatataagaaataacaaaatattattaataatttattccAACACTATCCTGCAAAAATAACATTAGCTTGAtactaattattttaattgtttcatCCAAGTATCATCATTCAACAAAAAcaaattataattaatatttttaaaataaataaatacataaatatatgtatatatagacaaatatatttttatttatttatttatttaatcggGTATGTTCGAGTATGGGTAAGATGTTCCTCCATTGTTTCCATCTCAATACCTGattattcatttatttaataGGGAAAAAAATCTCTTCCACACCCTCCTCCATTCGAGTCTGGTCCATCGGGTTTGGAGGAAATTGCCATCCCAATGTATAAACCATTCCCGTTTCCTACTATGATGTTATTGGTTATGGATGCCTCACACGACTGTTGTCACTATGAAACGTGGGCTGTCGTTAATAGTTGGAATGCTATTttcaaaacaaaagaaaatagttGGAATGCATGTGAAAGCTCTCTAAGGACTAAGATATGCAGTAATCTTGTTAGTGCTCTGCACACGTCATAGCAAATGAAAATAACGACAATTGCCACTATATAAAGTTTTAGTTGTACTTGAGATTATAAGATGTACTTTCTGGGACACATTTAGCTATGCAActgtctttttatttattttgtgttACTGGTGGCCATCTCAAATGGTTATCGTGCGGTTGTCATGATGAGACCTTTTCATGCCCTCAAACACTGTTCATGCATGTGTATATGACGAGCATATCAACGAAAGCTCTTTATTTATTTGCAGAATACAGAACTGTGTCAGGTGTTGCTGGACCTCTGGTTATTCTTGACAAAGTCAAGGTGAGTGTTGTATACCTAGTTATTTACTTCTTCTTGTGTTGCTCTTCATTTACATATATTTCTCTCAGTATTATTGTATGGATTTGGGAACAAGATCTCATAAATGTGTTTATGAAACTCTTCAGGGACCTAAGTACCAAGAGATTGTTAATATTCGCCTAGGGGATGGAACTACCCGACGGGGGCAAGTTTTGGAAGTTGATGGGGAAAAGGCTGTTGTTCAGGTGATGacttaataatttatttctatttTGTTTTTTGATTGGGTTCATGTAATTCCTAAGAATTTGTTGCGAGATCTATTTTCATCCTGCTGACCATTGAATATCCAAACTTATTCAAATAAATCACACAATCGTTATCTAGCATTTGTGGTATGTTATAAATGCTAGCATCTTGTTTTTCTTTCCCGCAATTCTTAGGATTCTAGTGGCAATTTGTCGAGTCTTCATGAGTCATCCTTTATGTTGGCTAGTCAGAGTTGTGCATGTTACATGATATATCTCGATTTATGTTACTTCAATACCATGTCAATGTTTTCAATGTGAAGAATGTGACATTGAGAGAAGTGTTTCTGATCCAGTTTTTTACCAGGTCTTTGAAGGAACATCCGGAATCGATAACAAGTACACAACTGTCCAGTTCACAGGGGAGGTAAACTAATTCTTCTGGGCGATCATTTTCTCCAAAATCATGTTGTGTTGCATTTCCTTGACTGAAGTAGCTGGGACTTCTTGGTCCATGATTATCATCATTCCCTATATACTCATATGTTTCCACCCTCAGGCAAAACAAGAAAAAAGCAGTATCGTTTTTCTATTTCTTGTATTGTCTTCACCATGAActtgttttatatttatcttatgaaattattgaattgcattaattaattttataaactgtcagatatttttttttatgaaatcatCACTtggtttatgaattttttaatcTCGTGTTAAAACCTGTGATCTGATCATGTTTTTGGAGTAAACTTTGCCCTTGAGGTTTGACATTTATTTATGAACACACCTACCTTTTCTTGTTTTTGCTGTTTATATGTTCATCAATCGTCATGTCACATATTGTTGTTGCTATGAACACTCGCTGACTGTCATCTATGTATGTGCCTTCCTGATATAGTGTTCTGAACTTGGCGTATTCCTTCATAGACGTGTTGAATTTGTAGTTAACCTGTTTAAGCAATCCATATGTTGACGCTTATGTTAGCAACTGGGGTTTAGCTTTTGCAGTGCTTTATTGTTGTTTGTTGTCTATAAGATCCAGGCACCAGATTCATTCCTAGCGACAACATGGATGCTGTATGTCAACATAGATTGGTCCGAAATTCAGTTAACCAGAAATTGATTTGGAATTCTATTGAACACTGAAAAGTTCAAAATCAATTTGTGATGTGTTTTattatgagattgaaatttcaattttattttggtTGAAAGGGAATGATTCTCACAAAGTTTCACTTCTTAGGATCACTAAGTTTttgttctgttttttttttttacaatgtcTGTTTTCATAAGAATTCTTTTACGACCTTTTCCAGGTTTTAAAAACACCTGTTTCATTGGACATGCTTGGCCGTATTTTTAATGGTTCTGGGAAACCCATTGACAATGGGCCTCCTATTCTTCCAGAGGCTTACTTGGATATATCTGGTGAGTGACAGTGGACATTGAAGTTAACTAACGTCTTAATGTATGTGTGTTGCTTGACCATAAGTATATTCTTTACCCTGTGTGCTTTAGGGAGTTCTATCAATCCTAGCGAGAGAACCTATCCTGAAGAAATGATACAGACTGGAATTTCAACTATTGATGTCATGAACTCAATTGCCAGAGGGCAGAAAATCCCTCTTTTCTCTGCTGCTGGTCTCCCCCACAACGAAATTGCTGCCCAGATCTGTCGCCAGGCTGGTTTGGTGAAACGGTTGGAGAAATCTGATAATCTTCTCGAGGTATAAGATCATCACCCCAATAGCTCTTCATATCTAGAGCAA
This Primulina eburnea isolate SZY01 chromosome 2, ASM2296580v1, whole genome shotgun sequence DNA region includes the following protein-coding sequences:
- the LOC140823757 gene encoding LOW QUALITY PROTEIN: probable protein phosphatase 2C 60 (The sequence of the model RefSeq protein was modified relative to this genomic sequence to represent the inferred CDS: inserted 1 base in 1 codon); translated protein: MFSGLLKFLRACFRPNSDQYIHSGSDSGGRQDGLLWYKDSGQHCNGDFSMAVVQANNLLEDQSQLESGSLSLNDSGPYGTFVGIYDGHGGPETSRFINEHLFQHLKRFTAENQSMSVEVIRKAFQATEDGFFSVVSRQWPMKPQIAAVGSCCLVGIICSGTLYVASLGDSRAVIGRLVKATGEVLAIQLSEEHNASFESVRKELQSLHPDDPHIVVLKHSVWRVKGLIQVSRSIGDFYLKKAEYNREPLYVKFRLREPFKRPILSPEPAITVHQLLPHDQFIVFASDGLWEHLTNQEAIDLVQNHPRNGSARRLVKTALQEAAKKREMRYSDLKKIDRGVRRHFHDDITVVVVFLDSHLVSRATSARSPNLSXKGGGINLAPNALAPFTLPT